Genomic DNA from Carnobacterium divergens DSM 20623:
CTTTTAAATACATACGAACGGGATCATCAACATTGACACCAATCGGTGCAGCTAATTCTTCTTCTTTTTCTTTATCTTTTTTGCGTTTCTTTTCAGTTGCAAGGATTTGACGATCTGTTGGGCCGCCATCGTCTCCAACAACACTTACACCAGCATCCTCTACTTTTTGAATCAAATTATCGATTTCTTCAGCATCTAAAGTAAATGGGATTGCCACTTCATTTGTTAAAATATCAATGTGCACCATTGCTTTTAGTTTGTTTTCTTTAATAATCTTTTGTGTTGCCGTTTCGATTAATTTTTTTGTCTCTTTATCTGTTTTAGCCAACGAAAAGCCCCCTTCGATTATTCATTCATTTTATAGTTACTTATTGCACCTTAAAACGAATTTCAAATGACTACATCTATATAGTATACGTCATTCTCTCAGCAACGCAACAATTTTAACTAGAAAATTATAAATAATTTAAAATTCACCTAAAAAAGCCCTGCTACTAACAAGTAGTAGCAAGGGCAACGAACAGTCAGCTTATTTTTCTACTGCTGTTTCAGTAATAGTGTCAATTGCTTTTTTCATTGAGATATCATGTTTTAACATGTCAACACTTAGAGCAGCACGGACAGCTTTTTCTTCCATGTTGTATTGTTCAGCTAATTCTTTGATTTCTTTTTCAACTTCTTCTTCAGTTGGTTCGAAACCTTCAGCTGCAACAATCGCTTCAAGAACAAGGTTTGTACGAGTTCTAATATCAGCATCTGCTTCCATTTGTTTGTGTAAATCTTCTTCTGTTGTACCTGTTAATTGGTAGTACATTTCTGGAGATACACCTTGACGTTGCATATCATTTAAGAATTGGTCCATTTGACGGTGAACTTCATCATGCACCATTACATGTGGTAATTCAACGATTTCAGCATTGTCAACTGCTTGACGGATAGCTGCTTCTTGAACGGCTTCTTCAGCTGCGTTTAATTTAGCATCTGTTAATTCTTTTTTGATTTTTTCTTTTAATTCAGCTAATGTTTCAACTTCTTCGTCGATGTCTTTAGCAAATTCATCATCTAATTCTGGTAATTCTTTTGCTTTAACTTCATGAACTTTAACATTGAAGACTGCTTCAGCGCCTTTAAGGTCTTCTGAATGATATTCTTCAGGGAAAGTTACTTTAACTTCAACTTCGTCGCCAGCTTTTGCGCCAATTAATTGTTCTTCAAAGCCTGGGATGAATGAGTTTGAACCTAATTCTAGAGAAGTATTTTCTCCTTTTCCACCGTCAAACGCAACACCGTCTTTAAAGCCTTCAAAGTCAATGACAACTGTGTCGCCGTTTACTGCAGCTTCTTCTTTTAAAACAAGTTCAGCTTGTGCTGCTTGTTTTTGTTTGATGTTTTCTTCAACGTCAGCATCTGTCACTTCACGGTCTTGTTTTTCAACTGTTAAGTTTTTGTATTCGCCTAATTTAACTTCAGGTTTTACAGTAACATCAGCAGTGATTACCCATGCTTGACCTTTTTCCATGCTTAATACATCGATTTTTGGTTGGTCAACAGGATCAATACCTGATTCTTCTAAAGCGGCAGCATAAGCTTCTGGTAATACAACGTTCAATGCATCTTCATAAAGAGCTTCTTCGCCGTACATTTTGTTAAATACTTGACGTGATACTTTCCCTTTACGGAAACCTGGAACATCAAGATTTTTTTTCACTTTGTTGAAGGCTTTCTCGATTCCTTCTTTAATTTTTTCTTCTGTAATTTCAAATGTTAAGACACCATTGTTAGCGCCTTTTTTTTCCCATTTTGCAGTCATGTATATTCCCTCCGAAACACTATAGTTTTCATATTTTTTTAGCTATTGCATACTCATTAATAGTACACTATCAGCAAAACTTTGTAAATACATTGATAGCAATCCATCAAAATAAATTTCCAATTGTAAGTTATTTTATCAAATATAGGGATCTGAAATAAATTCAATTGCTTTCCTATTATAAATCCATTAGCTTTTTACTTTTTAAAATAGTTCTGATAATTGCTGATTTAATCGATTCATCCATTCAACCATTTTTTTTTGTTCGACTGATTCTTCTATTATAATAGTCTTTTCCATATCATATTTTTGTTGATAGAGTTTCACCCAAATTGAAGGGATTGTAATGACTTCTTCTATAAATGGATACAATAAAATAACGTGCAAATTAACTTCTTCATTTATTAGTTGAAAAAGCGATGGATTGTGAATCGCTACTTGTTCTTCTATTATTTTCTTGACTGTTTCGACTGTTTGATTTTCTTCTAAAGGTTTTAAATGAGTTGGGATAATCTGACGCTCTTCATCGAACCAAGTGATTTTAATTATTTCCGAACACTCTTTAGCGATTAACCCTTCAATTAAAGTGGCTTTAATAAGTCCATTCACAAAGGGATTTGACAACATTATTTTAGCAGCTTGTATATAGATATCTTTTGGAACCAACTTTAACTCCTGCATCAGGGCTGCTTGTTCTGAATATGCTTTGTCTCCAATCGAAAAAGATTGTTTTAAAATAAGTTTATGTTTTTTTTCTTCTTGTAAACGTTTATTTTCTCCTTCTTCTAGACAGTTCTTTGCCAGTGTTTCCCAAACCTCAAGATTTTTAGGTTTTCCGATTTTATGTTGCTCTTTTGTAATGATATTAGTAGCTTCTTCAAAATAGTGGGCTTTGATTAAAATGGAGGTATAAAAGGCATACAGTTTCTCTTCAGTTTGATAAAAGGTTAATTTTTCTTCTGCTATTTCTTTTGCTTCTTGATAAGAACCAATTTGATAAAGGGCTGTTGTATAAAAAGTATTAATTTTATCTTCTTTTTTTAGCTGATAGGCTTTAGCAAAGTATGGGATCGCTTCTTCCATATTGCCAATTTTAAAATAGCTCATCGCTTTTTTTAAATACAAATCATAATTCTTTGGGAAATCAATTTTTTCTCCCATCTTATTCACAACCATTCTTATTAAAATTCAACTTGTTCTATCTTACCTTAACATACGCATTTTTTAAAGGAATACTTGTTTTTTTGTTTCACAGTTATTTACAAATTTTGAATTTGTGATATGATGAGCTAAATGGTAATGAGAATCACTATCAATTAATTAGTGTATTTTCCACTTAAAATTTAGATAAATGAGGTTTTAACTATGAATGTTCATTCAATTCAATTAAACCAACCGATTCCAATTTATGATTTATCAAAATTAGATGCCTTAACGAAACGACGCCTAAAAGAAGTTGGAATTTATGAAGGTTCAGTGATTTTCGTTAAACGACGCTATCCATTTCATGGCCCTTGTACGATTGAAAGTGAGGGTCAACATGTTGGCATTCGCAGACGCACCTTAGAACTGCTCTTAGGAGATGGCAAACAATGAAAATTGCCCTTTTCGGAAATCCAAATACTGGTAAAACCACAGTTTTTAATCATTTAACTGACTCCTACGCTTATGTGGGCAACTGGAGCGGGGTTACGGTTGAAAAAAAAATTGGGAAAATCAATCATTCTTTCGTATCGATTATTGACTTGCCTGGTGTTTATTCTTTAAATCCTTTAACGAAAGACGAAGCAGTTGCTACTCATTTTTTATTACATGAATCTTTTGATCAAACGCTGAATATTTTAAATGCAGCACAGTTAAAACGCAACCTCTTGCTCACTATCGAACTTTTAGAATATGGAAAACCAACGGTACTTGTTTTAAACATGATGGATATTGTTAAAAAACAAGATATGGAATTAAATCCAACCGTTTTAGCTAATGAACTACATGCTACTATTTTTCAAACCGATGCTCGAACAAATAAAGGGATGGCTGAATTAAAATCATTTCTTATTGGTGAACCTTCATCTACTACTTCTCCATCATTTTATTTAGATTATGGAGAACCCGTTGAAGCAATCATTCGTAAAGGTCAAGATTTATTAACTACTATTTATCAACATGAAGTGATTTTTGCACGATGGCTGATGATTCAATTCCTAGCTGGCAATAATATGATTGAAAAATTTATTGCTACGAATCACTACGAAGGTTTATTGTCTTTGAAAAAAGATCCTCAGGCGTTGGAAGATGCTGTCTACGCTGTTCGTTTAAAATTCATAGAAGAATTACTAAAAAAAGCAACTTTAAAAGAGGCAAATCAAAAAACAACTGCGTTGACTAAAAAAATCGATCACCTAACTACCCATCCAATTTGGGGAATGCCGTTATTTTTAATGATTTTTTATTTCATGTTTAAGTTAACCTTTGATTGGATTGGTGGTCCGCTTTCTGACTTATTCGATGCTTTTTTAAGTGGCCCATTTTCTTCAAATGTTAGTCTTTTTCTAACATGGATTGGAGCAAATGAGTTAATCCATTCTTTAATAATTGATGGATTAATTGCAGGGGTTGGTGGTGTTTTAGTCTTTATGCCTCAAATATTTGTTTTATTTGCTTGCATTTCCTTTTTAGAAGATTCTGGTTATATGGCTAGAGCTGCTTTAGTAATGGATCGTTTGATGGAATCTGTGGGACTAAATGGAAAAGCTTTTATCCCTTTATTGATTGGTTTTGGCTGTAATGTTCCTGGAATTATGGCCGCTCGAACAATTGAACAACCTAAAGAACGTTTAATCACAACTTTGATTTCTCCTTTTATGAGCTGTTCGGCTCGATTGCCGATTTATAGTTTATTTATTGCAGCATTTTTTGAAAAAAATCAGGCTTTAATTGTTTTATCGCTCTATGTATTAGGTATACTAGTTGCAATTATTTTAGCAAAATTCTATTCCCTAATTTTTAAGACCACTGATTCGTCAATTTTCATTGTCGATTTACCAGAATACAATTTGCCAAAGTTATCAATTCTATGGCGTGGGACTTGGGATAAAGGAAAAGGCTTTGTAAAAAAAGCCGGAACCGTTATTTTTGGTGGAACTGTTTTAATTTGGTCCCTTAGTTACTTTAACTTCAGTGGAGTAGCTTCTTCTATCGAAACTAGCTTTATGGCAGCTATAGGCTCCTTTTTAGCTCCCTTCTTTGCTCCACTCGGTTTTTACAGTTGGCAAGCTGTCAGCGCAATTATTACCGGTATTTTAGCAAAAGAAGTAGTTGGCTCGACAATGTTGATTCTCTTTCATGTTGGTGGCGAAACTGCTTTAATCGGTCAACTTTCAAGTGTTTTTACACCTCTTCAAGCCTATAGCTTTTTGGTTTTTGTCTTACTTTACATCCCTTGTTTTGCTGTATTAGGGGCTATTAGGGCTGAAACAGGTTCTTGGTTTTGGTCATTTTACTCTGCACTATCAAGCTTTATAATTGCCTATGGTGTTTCTTTTATGATTTACCAAACAGGAATGCTCTTCCGTTTTTAAATAAAGGAGTGAACCTCATGACTATTTATTCATTTTTATTAAATTGGACGATTGGTATTCTTATTTTTGGTTGGGCTATCTATCAACTTACTAAACTCTTTAAGAATTCTAAAAAGGGAAAATGTGGTGGCTGTGATTCTATCTGTGAAGCAAAAGCATTAATGGAAGCCGCTAAAAAAAGAAATGGTTAATTTATTCCATTTTTTGGGTTTTTTTTAACAAAATAGATTTTTTTTATCTACTATCATTCCGCTATCTTTGATGGTAAAATTAATTAGCTACGTCTTATTTTATTAAGTTGCTTTAGGGGGATAAGGATGAATCAAGGAAATGTGAATGAATTAACTGAAGCTGAAGAAAAAGAACTACAAAGTATCTCAAATTTAATTTTTGTAGAAACCATTGCTTGTGGATTTTATGAGTTGAAAAAAATTGAGATTACCTTACCTCATGATATTCCAAGAGGACGAATTTATACAAGAGAAAAAATTGGAGAATTGCTTTTAAGTAAAAATAGATTCTCGATCTTAATTGAAACCAATGATGGAAAATACTTATACCAATCTTCTACGGTTGTAATTCCAGAAGTTACACCTCATCACTAAAAAAGTTGTCGCAATGAATTGCGACAACTTTTTTTAGTATTTTCTAAAGCGTTTGTAGCGATCTTCAACTAATTCTTCTGGCGTAAGTTTCCCTAATTGTTGGAGAGCAAGTATTAATTCATTTTTCAGATTTTGCATAATGGTTTCTTGAGCTAATAGAACTTTTTGATCTGTTTCTTCAATCATTTTATCAATCACATCAAGTCCTAATAAATCACGAGCTGTTAGTTTCATCAGTTCTGCTGCTTCCTTAGAACGTGAGGCATCTTTCCACAAAATGGATGAAAAACCTTCTGGAGATAAAATGGAATACATGGTATGTTCCATCATCCAAACCTGATTTCCCATTGCAAGTGCTAATGCGCCACCACTACCACCTTCACCAATAATAATGGCAATAATAGGGACCTTTAATTGGCTCATTTCCATCAAGTTTCGTGCGATGGCTTCACCTTGACCGCGCTCTTCTGCTTCAACGCCGCAATAAGCACCAGCTGTATTAATAAAGGTTACCACCGGGCGACCAAATTTTTCAGCTTGTTTCATTAAGCGTAATGCTTTTCGGTAACCTTCTGGATGAGGGGAACCAAAATTACGCATCATATTTTCTTCTAAATTATGCCCTTTTTGAATTCCAATAACTGTAATTGGTTGATTTTGCAAGGTAGCAATTCCACCAACAACTGCTTTATCGTCTCGATAAGAACGATCACCATGGAATTCAATAAAGTCATTAAACAAGAAATTCATGTATTCTAACGCTGTTAAACGCGTTGTTTTTCTAGCTAAGGCTACGATTTCGCTTGCAGTCATCAATTGTTTCCACCTGCCTTCGCGGGTTTTGGGGCATGAAGAGTTAAAATCAATCCTAGCGTCGTCTTTAATTCAGGACGTGGCACAATTTTATCAATAAAGCCATGTTCTAATAATGACTCTGCTCGTTGGAAATCTTCTGGCAACTCTTCGTTAATGGTTTGTTCAATGACTCTTCTTCCAGCAAATCCAATCAATGCTTGTGGCTCAGCTAAGATAATATCTCCTTGCATGGCAAAACTTGCTGAAACTCCTCCTGTTGTAGGATCTGTTAGTACTGCGACGTACAACAAGCCTGCTTCACTATGTTTTGCAACTGCTGCACTAATTTTCGCCATTTGCATTAAGGAGAGAATCCCTTCTTGCATTCTAGCACCGCCTGAAGCAGTGAAAATAACTACTGGCAATTGAAGTTCTGTTGCTTTTTCAAAAGCACGAGTGATTTTTTCGCCAACAACTGTTCCCATACTGCCCATAATAAACCGAGCGTCCATTACAGCCAATACACATGCTTGCTTGTTGATAGTAGCTCTTCCAGTGACAACAGCTTCATCTAAACCTGTTTCTTCCTGTAAACGTTCAATTTTTTCTGAATAGGCTGGAAATTCCATTGGATTGGTATTCGCTAATCCTTTGTCCCACTCTTCAAAACTATTTTCGTCCACAATCAATCCAATGCGCTCAAAAGCATCAATTCTAAAATTATAACCGCAATTTGGGCAAATTTGTTCTTTCCCTAAATCTTTGTTATAAATGGCTTTTTTACAGCTTGGACATTGTGCCCACATTCCATCTGGCACCATCGGTTCATCCAACTGAGTTTGTTTTTGAGGTTTGATATCGATTGGAATAAAAGGTCTTTTTTTAAACAGTTTCATTTTTTCACCTCTTTAGATTCCAGTACATAGAATTAATTCGTTTGTTGCTGCTCCCACTCATCAAGAAAAATATCTTGTAGGAAACTTGTATCATACGCGCCTTCAACGAATCGTTGATCCGCTAGTAAATCTTCTTGGAAATATTGATTCGTAATAATGCCATCAATCACTAATTCGCCTAATGCACGTTTCATTTTCGCAATTGCTTCTGCTCGATTTTCACCTTTTGTAATAATTTTAGCAATCATTGCATCGTAATAAGGTGGAATTTCGTAACCAGCAAAAACAGCACTGTCTACACGTAAACCTAGTCCACCACTTGGTAAAAATAAATAATCAATTTTCCCTGGAGATGGTGCAAAATGAAAGGCTGGATTTTCAGCATTGATTCGGCATTCAATCGTGTGTCCAGTTATTGTGACTTCCTCTTGTTGAATTTCTAGAGGTAAACCACTGGCAATTTTTAATTGTTCTTTAACAATATCAATTCCGGTTGCCATTTCAGTAACAGGATGCTCTACTTGAATTCGTGTATTCATTTCCATAAAATAGAATTTTCCATCTTGATCCAGTAGAAATTCAATAGTCCCAGCATTTTGGTAATTCACGTATTTTGCAGCTCTTACAGCTGTTTCTCCAAGTAATTGTCGCTGTTCTTCACTGATTGCAACAGATGGAGATTCTTCGATTACTTTTTGATTGTTACGCTGCAAAGAACAATCACGTTCACCAAGATGAATCACATGACCAAAATGATCGCCAAGAATTTGAACCTCGATGTGTCTGGCATGTTCGATAATTTTTTCAAGATACATTCGATCATCACCAAATGCGGCTTTCGCTTCACTGCTTGCACTGTTAAATGCAGGTGAAAGCTCATCAGCATTTGCCACTTTTCGAATCCCTTTTCCGCCTCCGCCAGCTGCAGCCTTTAACATAACTGGATAACCTAACTTTTCAGCCAATTCTTCAGCATCTTTGGCATCTGTGATAAAACCATCACTACCTGGAATTACTGGAACATTCGCTGCTTGCATTAAGGTTCTTGCATTGGCTTTATTTCCCATTTGATCAATGGTCTCGGCTTTTGGACCGATAAAGGTAATGTTGCATTCTTGACACATAGTAGCGAAAATACTATTTTCTGACAAAAAGCCAAACCCAGGATGAATTGCCTGGGCTTTTGTAACAACAGCAGCACTTAATATACTTTGCATATTTAAATAAGAGTCTGTTGCTTTAGCGGGACCGATACAAATGGCTTCATCCGCTAGTTGCATATGAAGGGCATCTTTATCTGCTTCTGAGTAAACCGCAACGGTTGCAATACCTAATTCTCGGCAGGCGCGAATGATACGTACCGCAATCTCGCCACGATTTGCTACTAAAATTTTATTAAACATAGGCTTATCTACCAATGATAAAGGTTAATTCAGCTTCACAAACTTTTTTACCGTCTACATATGCGACTGCTTTTCCAATACCTGCGTATTCTTTTAATTTAATGATGTCTACATGTAATTTTAAAACGTCACCAGGAACCACTTTTTTACGGAATTTTACTTTGTTCATTCCACCTAAGTAGGCTGTTTCTCCCTTAAAACGATCTAGTTTCAATAATGGAATTGAACCTGCTTGTGCTAATGCTTCTAAAATTAAAACACCTGGCATTGTTGGGTTTCC
This window encodes:
- the tig gene encoding trigger factor; protein product: MTAKWEKKGANNGVLTFEITEEKIKEGIEKAFNKVKKNLDVPGFRKGKVSRQVFNKMYGEEALYEDALNVVLPEAYAAALEESGIDPVDQPKIDVLSMEKGQAWVITADVTVKPEVKLGEYKNLTVEKQDREVTDADVEENIKQKQAAQAELVLKEEAAVNGDTVVIDFEGFKDGVAFDGGKGENTSLELGSNSFIPGFEEQLIGAKAGDEVEVKVTFPEEYHSEDLKGAEAVFNVKVHEVKAKELPELDDEFAKDIDEEVETLAELKEKIKKELTDAKLNAAEEAVQEAAIRQAVDNAEIVELPHVMVHDEVHRQMDQFLNDMQRQGVSPEMYYQLTGTTEEDLHKQMEADADIRTRTNLVLEAIVAAEGFEPTEEEVEKEIKELAEQYNMEEKAVRAALSVDMLKHDISMKKAIDTITETAVEK
- a CDS encoding tetratricopeptide repeat protein; this encodes MGEKIDFPKNYDLYLKKAMSYFKIGNMEEAIPYFAKAYQLKKEDKINTFYTTALYQIGSYQEAKEIAEEKLTFYQTEEKLYAFYTSILIKAHYFEEATNIITKEQHKIGKPKNLEVWETLAKNCLEEGENKRLQEEKKHKLILKQSFSIGDKAYSEQAALMQELKLVPKDIYIQAAKIMLSNPFVNGLIKATLIEGLIAKECSEIIKITWFDEERQIIPTHLKPLEENQTVETVKKIIEEQVAIHNPSLFQLINEEVNLHVILLYPFIEEVITIPSIWVKLYQQKYDMEKTIIIEESVEQKKMVEWMNRLNQQLSELF
- a CDS encoding FeoA family protein; amino-acid sequence: MNVHSIQLNQPIPIYDLSKLDALTKRRLKEVGIYEGSVIFVKRRYPFHGPCTIESEGQHVGIRRRTLELLLGDGKQ
- the feoB gene encoding ferrous iron transport protein B — translated: MKIALFGNPNTGKTTVFNHLTDSYAYVGNWSGVTVEKKIGKINHSFVSIIDLPGVYSLNPLTKDEAVATHFLLHESFDQTLNILNAAQLKRNLLLTIELLEYGKPTVLVLNMMDIVKKQDMELNPTVLANELHATIFQTDARTNKGMAELKSFLIGEPSSTTSPSFYLDYGEPVEAIIRKGQDLLTTIYQHEVIFARWLMIQFLAGNNMIEKFIATNHYEGLLSLKKDPQALEDAVYAVRLKFIEELLKKATLKEANQKTTALTKKIDHLTTHPIWGMPLFLMIFYFMFKLTFDWIGGPLSDLFDAFLSGPFSSNVSLFLTWIGANELIHSLIIDGLIAGVGGVLVFMPQIFVLFACISFLEDSGYMARAALVMDRLMESVGLNGKAFIPLLIGFGCNVPGIMAARTIEQPKERLITTLISPFMSCSARLPIYSLFIAAFFEKNQALIVLSLYVLGILVAIILAKFYSLIFKTTDSSIFIVDLPEYNLPKLSILWRGTWDKGKGFVKKAGTVIFGGTVLIWSLSYFNFSGVASSIETSFMAAIGSFLAPFFAPLGFYSWQAVSAIITGILAKEVVGSTMLILFHVGGETALIGQLSSVFTPLQAYSFLVFVLLYIPCFAVLGAIRAETGSWFWSFYSALSSFIIAYGVSFMIYQTGMLFRF
- a CDS encoding FeoB-associated Cys-rich membrane protein; the protein is MTIYSFLLNWTIGILIFGWAIYQLTKLFKNSKKGKCGGCDSICEAKALMEAAKKRNG
- a CDS encoding acetyl-CoA carboxylase carboxyl transferase subunit alpha; the encoded protein is MMTASEIVALARKTTRLTALEYMNFLFNDFIEFHGDRSYRDDKAVVGGIATLQNQPITVIGIQKGHNLEENMMRNFGSPHPEGYRKALRLMKQAEKFGRPVVTFINTAGAYCGVEAEERGQGEAIARNLMEMSQLKVPIIAIIIGEGGSGGALALAMGNQVWMMEHTMYSILSPEGFSSILWKDASRSKEAAELMKLTARDLLGLDVIDKMIEETDQKVLLAQETIMQNLKNELILALQQLGKLTPEELVEDRYKRFRKY
- the accD gene encoding acetyl-CoA carboxylase, carboxyltransferase subunit beta encodes the protein MKLFKKRPFIPIDIKPQKQTQLDEPMVPDGMWAQCPSCKKAIYNKDLGKEQICPNCGYNFRIDAFERIGLIVDENSFEEWDKGLANTNPMEFPAYSEKIERLQEETGLDEAVVTGRATINKQACVLAVMDARFIMGSMGTVVGEKITRAFEKATELQLPVVIFTASGGARMQEGILSLMQMAKISAAVAKHSEAGLLYVAVLTDPTTGGVSASFAMQGDIILAEPQALIGFAGRRVIEQTINEELPEDFQRAESLLEHGFIDKIVPRPELKTTLGLILTLHAPKPAKAGGNN
- a CDS encoding acetyl-CoA carboxylase biotin carboxylase subunit — protein: MFNKILVANRGEIAVRIIRACRELGIATVAVYSEADKDALHMQLADEAICIGPAKATDSYLNMQSILSAAVVTKAQAIHPGFGFLSENSIFATMCQECNITFIGPKAETIDQMGNKANARTLMQAANVPVIPGSDGFITDAKDAEELAEKLGYPVMLKAAAGGGGKGIRKVANADELSPAFNSASSEAKAAFGDDRMYLEKIIEHARHIEVQILGDHFGHVIHLGERDCSLQRNNQKVIEESPSVAISEEQRQLLGETAVRAAKYVNYQNAGTIEFLLDQDGKFYFMEMNTRIQVEHPVTEMATGIDIVKEQLKIASGLPLEIQQEEVTITGHTIECRINAENPAFHFAPSPGKIDYLFLPSGGLGLRVDSAVFAGYEIPPYYDAMIAKIITKGENRAEAIAKMKRALGELVIDGIITNQYFQEDLLADQRFVEGAYDTSFLQDIFLDEWEQQQTN
- the fabZ gene encoding 3-hydroxyacyl-ACP dehydratase FabZ, with amino-acid sequence MSILNATEIMELIPNRYPIYFIDYVDELIPGEHVVATKNVTINEEFFQGHFPGNPTMPGVLILEALAQAGSIPLLKLDRFKGETAYLGGMNKVKFRKKVVPGDVLKLHVDIIKLKEYAGIGKAVAYVDGKKVCEAELTFIIGR